The region TCCGTCGACGACTTGAAGGTCTACTTTCCCTTTAGCCGGGGATCATTCCTCAGTCCTGAACATGGTTTCATCCGTGCCGTCGATGGCGTCTCCTTCGAAATCGGAGAAGGAGAAACGCTGGCACTGGTCGGCGAATCTGGATGTGGCAAATCGACAACGGCACGCGCGATCACAGGTCTGGCGCCGATCACCGCAGGCAGCGTTCGCGTCGATGGCACTGACATCACCGGCAAGAGCGCCGCGGAGATGTTGCGGTACCGTCGCGAGGTCCAGATGGTTTTTCAAGATCCGTTCGCGTCGCTGAATCCACGGATGACGGTCGGCAGTATCATCGGCGAACCGCTTGCCGTTCATGGCCTGGCTTCGGGAAAAGACCGCAAGCTTGAAGTTCTTCGATTGATGGATCTCGTCGGACTCAACCCCAGGTTCTTGAATCGTTATCCCCATGAATTCAGCGGCGGACAGCGGCAACGAATTGGAATCGCACGAGCCTTGGCAGTCAATCCAAAGCTGATCCT is a window of Roseiconus lacunae DNA encoding:
- a CDS encoding ABC transporter ATP-binding protein; the encoded protein is MSDSTSPTRTSTLLSVDDLKVYFPFSRGSFLSPEHGFIRAVDGVSFEIGEGETLALVGESGCGKSTTARAITGLAPITAGSVRVDGTDITGKSAAEMLRYRREVQMVFQDPFASLNPRMTVGSIIGEPLAVHGLASGKDRKLEVLRLMDLVGLNPRFLNRYPHEFSGGQRQRIGIARALAVNPKLILCDEPVSALDVSIQAQIINLLMDLQQQLGLSYLFIAHDLSVVRHISTRVGVMYLGRIVELGTAESVYNHPTHPYTEALLSAVPVPDPNAAISRNRIRLEGEVPTPDKEYVGCSFINRCPIAVDRCRSERPPQTQSPQASAPHTAACWERT